The genomic DNA caacCTCCCTACAAAGTTTTGCACCCTAACAGACTGCCTTCAAATATGTGCTTTGTCaaatatgttattgttattatgttatttatgttttcttgtcTGGTTGTATTCATGCGatatgaaaaaaatactttacaTACATGTACAATATATCATGTTCAACCCTCTCAAcagtttatactgtacatatcaatactgtatatagtctggtaactgtctataatgtacattctattttaactttttcacattctattttaacttttttacattctattttttattttaaggatatttattgttaatatcCTTCTATATTATACTTTCACAttatgtggaaatgcatgtttatcatttattatgttTACTGTCCCCACTGCAGGACTTGACTTATCTCATCTTATCCTGAtcagctttattttcttttgaaaactAAAATTACCAGAGAGCAGTTCACAgaagttgattttatttttttagaatgaTCAGTTTTTAGCTTCACAGCAGAGTGAAAGTCATTTCTTCTTTAAGCAAATAGAGTTAATTTATCAACAAAATACTATAATATCTTATTGTaacctaaaaaaataaatccacgaTTTCAACATTCAATGAACGTAGTGCCTTTCACATACATGTTGGATTACGAATACAATTATTTTCTCCGCCCACTTTAACACTACACTGTGGTACAATAGATACAACGACCTAATTTACTCGCGTTTTATGAAcaggacaaagagaaaaaccACAAATATTACATTCTTTTACATGTATCAGTCCAACAAGACAGCGAACACCACTCAGACTCACATTATTAGTAAAACATGGAATAATTCTAGAATAGTACATCTTATCCACAGTTTGcatgactttattttaaggCATTATTGTCTTATACTTTAAATATATTCTATACTATATGAACATTTAGGCTCTTGGCGTGACATATAAAAATACATCTAATATGTAAGAATAAACATGCGCGTGTCTCTGATGTGGCGGACATTCACTTTAGAGGGAAATCAAACACGGATGAGGTGGCGTCACGACAAACAACAAAGTATCTCCACACTTTCACCGTCGAGCTCCACTGATCTAATAAACTACCACGAGTCTAAACACACGACAGACGTTTGACTCTCACAGCATGCATATGACGTCGTTGATTGCAATAATGTCACTCCAAGGTTTCTGAAAAGGAACCATAGGTCATTTCCTTTCACATACAGTAAGCTCCATGCGTCGTATAAAGTGATCTAGTAAAttgcacatacatatacagtataacccTCACTGCACTTACAGTTATTTTATTGCACACAATTTCTTACTGGACGACGACGACACATCACGACCCTCATTTAACATTGAAGTGCAGATAAAAAGCACTTAtgtacacatgaacacagtggTTTGCCTCACCTATAGTCACCACTGGACTATCTTGTTAATAAAGTAGCACTGGCCGTTAGACTCTACACCTGACAACTATTGCTGTaatttctaacacacacacacacacacacacacacgagagcaACGAGGCGACTTCGACTGTGCCACTGAAACCATATCACATGTGTCTTCTCTCTAAACACGCACACGCATTGtctatgttttcattaatcGCTTTCAATAAATATCTTAAAGTGCCTCTTCACACGGACTCCACATTTGCACAACATCTTTGGCAACTCACTAATGTCAGGATGTGAGGATTTTACACGACAATGTCAAAACAACTTGAAAATGGATCTAAGAGCAACATTGATCCGCTTTGTtgtgaacacagcagcagcagcagcacacacatttATAGGACGTCGTGATTGTGAGACTACATTTACTAAAGCACACTTTTGACTTAAATCTATCGTGTCTATGACACTACTACTCtacaggtgtgtatgtgtgagataCAGACAGGTGACAAATAGTGGGATGGCGGGTCACTTGCGTGTCATGAACCTTAGATTAATGTGGATGAATACCTCTGTGTCAAAAAGGTATTGCCTTAAAGTGACGATCAAACTGCTCATTGACCCTCCGTGTCCGGTGGATGTCGGGTGTCGTTAACCTGTAACTCTTCTCATTTGTCACCCGTCTGTATATACTGGGGTCACACAGTTTATTCACTCTCTGACTGAGGAGTCTCTCCTCACATCAGTGCTACAAATCAGACATGGCTTCAGATTCCTAAAGGCAGCAGACTAGTCCATTTTAGTCTGCTGAGGGGGTCAATTTTGACCTTTCGAGCGTTCTGATGACccaaaatgatatttatttatttttttaaatttattttgtattaaggCTTTGTGTTTCGTTCTAAGGTAAAACTATTGCacatataacaaaaaatacacacaaatctcAAATGACTGAGTCTAAAGCTAAAATCTAAGTTCTTAAAGTACAGTGAGGAGCAGCTGCGTAGATTATGCTCCCTCAGTATGGCTTACTTTCCTGATTTATGAGGCTGGCCGCCTCCCTGGCTGCTGTCAGCCAGTTTGGTAGCTGCAGCGCTGCATCTATTGCACAGGTCCCTGATCTCCAGCAGGCCCTCGTTTAGGGCTTTGACGAAAACGGCCGAGCTCGTCTCGGTGTTCTCCCAGAAACTGGACACGCAGAAGAGGATGTGGTGCGACTGTGGGTCGTAACAGGCGCCGTAGCCGTTGGGAACCACGGGGCCGTAGCAACAGAACATCTCCACAGTGGTCGGAACCTAGTGGCAACAGGACACAGTTCAGTTAGCCAACAGGGAAGACCCATAACAATGTTAAATGCTCTTGAGTcctgcacaaacaaaaattaattatttattgaaaatgttgttgttttactgatCATAGACTCTTCCCCAAGAGtctgaatggatggatggatggatgaatggatggatggatggacttcaGTTGGCAGGAAACATGCTGTTGGTAGTGAGTTTATCTTTCTGAAAAAGGTACAATAAGCATCGTTTTAAAGTTGTTGTAAATTTAAAAAGTTGGTGGTTTACTCAAGAGAATCTGACGATTTGTAGTTAAAGGTACACTGTGTGCAAATAACTGTGCGTGTTACAGCTGCGTATCTCTCACCTCATCCTGCCCTTTCAAGCATTCATGCAGGAGAAACTAAGGTAGCCTGCAGTTATTATTAAAACTCAAaaggtgtttagtttgtccatgaaaaacatggtggtcctaCACGGCGACCTCCATAGAGAAGACCCGCTcctgatgtaaataaaaaagagctCACGTTCAAAAAACATCAGTGTCattttatattcaatttctgccaaaaggAAATTCTTTAATCACAATCtaacacactgtacctttaagtgtTGAAGGAACTTAAAACATTCCCTTGTTTCTTCATAGCTTTATCAGGCCGAGGTATGTGATGTATAATCCACCTCTGATGCTCATGACACATTTAGAAGAAATGGAAGCGTATAGGCATGGATTCTCAGAGTGAAAAGATGTTAACTGGATTACTTGTTACCTGACTGGTGGAGAGAATGAATCGGTTACTGGCCACATACGTCTCATCACAGAAGATGTCTGGCTTCTCCATCTTGAGCTCCTTTGAGATCCTCAGAAGCCCGAGGAGATGATTGTCTATTGCCATTCCCGTAATAGCCTGAAATacacgtttgttttttaatcagtgcTCATTAAATCTTTTGGAGGAAAAGTGGGCTTTAGAGTTTGCTGTTTCTCATATTAACAGTTTCTCTATACATTTGCCAACACGAGGACTTCTATCTTTCCTACTCctcacacatttaaatgcaacATCATTGTGCATGGgatgtcatttattattaaaaactgGTTTAAAATACTTACTGCAATTGTATAATCCGTCTGGGCTATAAGTGCGTCCTTCAGTCGTTTCATTTTCTCTGAATCCTGTTGGAGAATGAAacggaaaacacattttttcattgATCCAATAACTCTGCAGGGAGATCATCTGTTTGGTGTGCCGATGCTGCCAGACGCACCTGTTTTAAGGCGGTGTGATGAGCAGTGATATGGGAGTTGCTCAGTAATTGGGGTCAAAGTGAGAAAAATGACTCACGGTGAAAGTGACCCTCTCGTCTGTCATGGACTTCACAAAGGCCAGGGCCTGGAGAGTTGCAGAGCGGATGTTGTCTACTCGACCTTGCTGGAAACGCCGCGTGGACGCACTCTCGTAAGTGGGCACGAGTCTTCCTCTGCATCTGAGAACATTAACATGGTCGAGGCGATATCAGCGCATTTAAACGGCTACTGGAATAAAAAATTGAAGcgcagatattttttttttttacttgaaaaaTGCAAGTTGTAAGGCGACTTGTATAAATGCATCCGGACTCATCCTCTGCTTTTTGATGAACTCTTTCCCATAAGCTTTGAACGTGAGAACATCCATGTCGAGATTATTCACCAGCCTACAGAAGAGAAGACAAATGACGTGAGACCTCATGTCTTGGTAAAGACTTTGAATGAAATGTGGATATTTGTCCTTCTTGCCTCTGGAGTCTGTCTCCGGATGCTGCTAAGAGTCCCTGGATGTGTGGGCTGGATTTCCACAACAGCCTCTTTGGAGGAGGGAGCTCTCTGATGCTGGACGCACTCGCCATCCTGGAGGGACTCCCTGTTCTGtggtgaaaaaacaacatttacagtaagtCTTCAACATTTTATTCACTGTACAGTCACTGCCAGGGTTTTGAACTTCAACACTTTTGTGGTATTGACTGAATGTTAAACTTCCACTGTATGTAATGTTGGATATCGGTTATCAGTAAAGAGTTAATCTCATCAGCATCAGTGAGCCAATAAGCATGCAGCGTGCTGTTTGAACAAGTTAAAACTGGAGActagagacagacagaagaggaggaagatgggGATTAACACGTGTGTGTTTCTATGTTGTGTTGTGAGAGTCCTGCTCTTATCAATCAATGAATATCAGTACtgtattgaacattttaaatcaataccCAGTCCTGTTCGTGCCTTACTTACATATATTTCATCAGGTATTCAGAGCACTGCACCAGAACTATCCCCTCGAAAGGTGAGTGCTCGCACACCACTCCACAAATCCCATCCATTCCTATGACAAACTGAGATAATCTGGATTAATAAAGAGAGCAAGCTCTTTTTTCCGTTGAGAGGTAAAGCGCCTTGAGCATGCTCCTGTACCTGCATTGACTTGTCATACCAACGGTTTGAGCCGCTTTTCTCGGGGCCGCCGCCGTGCAGCATCAGCAGGGCCCTGTTGGTGTCActgggcacgaggccgcttggTTCATCCAGACACACCACGCACAGGCAGCTCTCAATCTGAGCCAGAGAGTCTCTGTTGGTTTGATCTGcgtggaagaagaggaagaagagaaaatactGTATTCTCTATATTTTCCATCGGGTAATAATTTACGTCGTTCAACGTGTTTAAGCTGAGACCTTTAGTGAGCACATCCCTGGCTTGAGCCCATTCTGTTCTCCCATCGGATGTCAAAATACCAAAAGGCGGAAATCTCTCTTTAGGATTTTCCGTCATTTTCCAGATCCTCTCCAGCTGGgacaagatctctgtctcattGAGCTGCTTTCCACATGCGACGACATCCAACACGAAAAACTAGAGAGGAAAAATATACATAACATACATAACATCATGTTACGTCCACATATTGTTATTATGGTTTTGTGTCACCAAAATAACATACATGTGAGAcattagaaacaaaaatatcacTGGGCTTTGTTGCTGCGATTGGTCAGAGATGCTTTTTGATGGAGATCGCGGAGAAGTGGAACAGTCAGTCAACAGTAATTGAATTTAACGCCTGTATCTCCATAGGGACGGGCCCTTATGTGCTAAAGATTGATAGTTCCCAGAAGCATTTCACTGTAAGACTGCCCACTAACTGTGCCTTGTTGTGGCGTCATTCATAGGCACAGCgtgacattttgtgtttttcgtaacaaacacaaaatgttgattttgcATCCATAACCATTTCCCTAAAACCTTCAGtcttgtgtcacacacacacacacacacgctcagacCTGCCTCTCTCATCCCTGTAAAATTCAGCCACTGATTATATCAGTCAAATGGTTTCCTGCAGCAATAATAGTCATTCTCCAAATTTGTGGAACAGTATTTGTTTAATGATTTCCTTGCCCTTTTTCTGCAAAACGCATTACATCATATTGTTTTGCAATAGTGagtttgttaaaaagaaaaaagaaaaaaacagctttttgcttattttaactataaaagGGCCAGAACATGTCCTCTGAGTAAGTGTTTTAGCCCATTTttataacatataatataataactttcaatatctggcagttatttacaatttactgcatgttaaaatagtgtaacaattcaaaatgatttttCTAGTGCCACTTAATACACATTACCTTTGCATTGCATTTAGGTTCATGGAAAATGTTGCATTGTCAAGTAAAAtatcaaaagaataaaaaaaatcctatttcaTTGTCTGAAGTGAAGACGTGTACTGGCAAAatgaatattatattaaaatatcctcacattcactcatatTTTCTCTCAGACTGAGCGTCAAAAGTCTCATGTATGGTGTTCTGACCTGAGACCTGCAGGCCACGACGATGTGCTCCTCTGCTGACGAGGCTGCCTTCACCTGCACCTTCAGCGTGTCTGTCTTCAACCCCGGGTAGCGGTAAGAGGTGAAGAGGCGGTAGTACTGCTCCATGCACAGAGGGGTTCCCGCTAACTGGCCACGGCCCACATCCGCAGGCAGCGCTCGCCTGGCAGACACAATCACACAGCTTCACATTACCTCTGAGGTCTCATCGTTactctttctctttcatttccacCCTCCATTTACTCACTCTCCTCTGGAGACGTGGTAACTTACTCGTCAATGAGTCTTTTATACTCCAGCAGCCCTTTGATGAGACGAGCTGCAAATCttacaagaaagaaaagaagacacagagtcactgtaACCAGCCAGTGATTATAATTACAGTACAGTCTGGTCTCTCAAAGGGGCGTACGGTAATCACATTATGGTAAATGACTGGATTACAGCTGtgggtttttctgtgtttgtgagaaTGAAGCATGTCTCTGTGTGCGAGTGGGCGCTGTGGGCAAATAGGGAAACACAGAGCCCGTGTCAGATCTCATGTTGTGTGTCATTTGTCTTGTTGTTATTACGCTCAAAGCTGGATCAATACAAAAaggagtcagcagcagcagcagcagcagcagcagcggtgcaCCACACCCCAAGACAAGgcctgacacagagagagtctcTGTGGAGAGCTTGGCCCTGTCACTCCCAATCTAATAAGTGACTGTGTCAGTAAATAACCAGCTGCTCAGGGTGCTCTGGAAATATTCACTAAGTGCACCACAGAGCTGACAGAAGTTAATGGTGAGTTATAGGGCTGGACGGACTGGTGTAATGTCTGCTTTGACCATGGCTCATTTAATAACAGGCAGGGATTTGGCCCGAGACATGATGCCAGTGATTCTGTCTGAGTCTGTGATGCAGATGTTGATCTGAGTCTGTGTCTGCGGAGGAAACCATAAACCCTGTCAGCAGCAACAGAGCTGGACCATATGtgtatgttttgtattgttCGTGATGAAGTGCAGGAATCAGTCGTTAAACATTactgtgtggtgttttttatttttttcccccacagtgcCTGAATGTAACTGCAGAAGGAATTTTACTGAGCATCACATGATCTCAACAAATCTGACATGAGGTGCAATTATATGCCTTCATTTAAGTCTGCTTTGAAATCTGTCAAAGAAACAACCACTCAGCCTTTGGATTTCACTTCTATTAATTGCAACACATTTGAGAATACATTTGCCAGATTTTCCATCACCAGACGTCAATGTAAACTCAACATCATTGGTTTATgccaggcatgtccaaagtccggccgTCCTCGGTCAGATTATGTACGGCCCGCAGCTTTTGGtttaataatgtattatttatggcctgGTATGGAGTTGTACTTTGAAACTAGAGTCCCAGCTGTGACAGTCAGATACAAGATGTGAGTTGAATTTCTTCAtcattttttcactcctgcgtggcttagattttggtgacatttaaaaatgataattgtgtcaatgaaaataagattattataaaacagtgcatttgtgtgtaacgtttactgctaataataaaaaaaaaaggtctgaaggaattcttcacattatcaaatgtttgttgtttggacGCCCCTGGTTTCTGCTTTGTTGATGGACAAAGAAAGTAACTTGATGTTTACTTGGACTCATTTTGCAGACAAAATCAATTAATTAACCAAGAAAGTAAAAGTAagattaaatgtatttgtttttaaatgctgcaTTTGTTGCATCCTGGTCTGTTGTGGCAGTttccatatacatatatgtctgTCTAAATCTAAAACCCTTTGTTGCAGATATACATTTTTCACCTCTTAcactacatttttgataataaacTTGATTGATTATGCTGTCACATACAGTTAATTGCAAATTTAATTGACTCATAatgtgaaaattattattatgattcagCACCTACCTCAGGGAGTCTTTATGGTCTCTGAAAGtctgtttgggaaacaccatgACAGGACTGGAGTTGACCGGCAGAGCCAACCTGTTGTTCAAATACATGTCCTCAAGCCAGTAATCGTAGAcctgaatataaacaaacacacacacaaacaaacaggcaatttgtgttgttttgtaaagtTTTTCGACTCAAGTCGTTACTTTCAAAGTGGAGACCTGTGGGCAGTAGAGTAAAAAAGCCCATTACAGTGTATCACTGCCAGATGAAAgaaagagtgggagagagtgtcagtgtgagagtgggAGTGTGATGGATTTCACTGAGCTGGATGAGTTGTGGACTGACCGATGAGATGCAGGAGGACAGACAACAAAGGATGAACAGAGGCACCATAAATCTCTATCGTGTgctgttcctcttttttttctcaactaTTTTATGAACAGTTCTTAAAATAGTGATGAGAGGAAGCCATGCAAGATTCTTTTCTGTCCAGTTCATGCACCTATATGGCAAAAACCACTTGTTTTTACCCAGTTGATGGTCTTGTCCCGTCTCTCCAACAGCTTTTTCTGGAGAGCCTCTCCAACTCCTCCAGGAGCTCCAAACTTCTCCACAATGGCTTTAGTTTTCATGAACTGCTGCTCTGTGACCAGGTGCTGGACACACCTCAGGTACATGTCCAGGGTTTGCTTCAGTGGCGGCACCGGGACCTTTGGCAACACCTGGCGTCACATAACAGGTGGTATAAACAGAGATGAATGAAAGGACGGGAGCTGCTTAGCATGTCTTTCATTAAAGAGGTGATTCCCTCACGTCTTTTCTTGacacttttattatttgaaacacAGTTAATAATTGATCTTGAAAGCTTCGGGGCCTGTTTGAGAATAATTTCCATGGCCACCTGGGACTAGAAAACATCTTCTTTTTGAAAGGATGAAAAATGCAAATTGGTTATGTTTGAAGTTTGAAGTCTAATCATTTGAAAACTAACCTAATATGATAAAACTGACCAGCACACACTGGAGTTAAGTTGTAGATATGAGTTCCAGGAAATGGAGACTTAAGTTCTTAACTGCGAAGataaaaaagataagaaaaaaaaagataaatgtgaAACTTCAATGTTTGAAAAGAGGTTTCATAACACTGAGGGATCGAAATCCAGGTTGGTCATTTTTGATTCCCTAGCGGTAAATCAATGAAATTGCAGCAGCCCAC from Solea solea chromosome 21, fSolSol10.1, whole genome shotgun sequence includes the following:
- the LOC131449063 gene encoding choline O-acetyltransferase-like → MPVLERETSRDRGSQVLPKVPVPPLKQTLDMYLRCVQHLVTEQQFMKTKAIVEKFGAPGGVGEALQKKLLERRDKTINWVYDYWLEDMYLNNRLALPVNSSPVMVFPKQTFRDHKDSLRFAARLIKGLLEYKRLIDERALPADVGRGQLAGTPLCMEQYYRLFTSYRYPGLKTDTLKVQVKAASSAEEHIVVACRSQFFVLDVVACGKQLNETEILSQLERIWKMTENPKERFPPFGILTSDGRTEWAQARDVLTKDQTNRDSLAQIESCLCVVCLDEPSGLVPSDTNRALLMLHGGGPEKSGSNRWYDKSMQFVIGMDGICGVVCEHSPFEGIVLVQCSEYLMKYITGSPSRMASASSIRELPPPKRLLWKSSPHIQGLLAASGDRLQRLVNNLDMDVLTFKAYGKEFIKKQRMSPDAFIQVALQLAFFKCRGRLVPTYESASTRRFQQGRVDNIRSATLQALAFVKSMTDERVTFTDSEKMKRLKDALIAQTDYTIAAITGMAIDNHLLGLLRISKELKMEKPDIFCDETYVASNRFILSTSQVPTTVEMFCCYGPVVPNGYGACYDPQSHHILFCVSSFWENTETSSAVFVKALNEGLLEIRDLCNRCSAAATKLADSSQGGGQPHKSGK